The Edaphobacter flagellatus sequence CTGCGAAACGGACGATGCGGCTCCGTTGGTAAAGACTTGTGGGCCGGAGCCTGCGTACACCCCGCCGCCCTGTGAAATCTCGGCGGCCCCTGCGATGACCCCCAGCGCAATCGATGTGCCGAAGATTTGCAGGTAATGGTTGTTCACCTTATCTTTTAGTCCTTCCTCCCCAATCTGGTCTAGGCCGTGAAACTGATCCAGGTCTACGGAATAGCCATCGGGCATGATGAGGCGGTGGAAGGCAACGGCCATGCGGCGCTGCTGACCGAAGCCCGATCCACCGATCTTTTTAGCCTCACCGAGCACGATGGTGCCGTCTGGAATAAGGACATGCTGATGGTCGTGGGAGTAGACAGGGTTGGAGACAAGCACCTTGACTGGCCCTACGGCGTCGCCGTCAAGACGGTTCATAAGAACCGTGTCGATGGTGGCCCCTTCATAAAGGACGTAGGGCTGTCCCATCGCTGAATCGATATTCACCTCAGGCTTACGGTTGAAACCGTTCTGTGCGGAGGATGATGGGGTTGCCGCTGTATCACCGGCTGCCCGGGGACTTACCAAACTAGAACCTTGTTGAGCAGATGTCATGCTCGCCGGGAGATAGGAACTGTTCGCTTGGGTCTGCTGCTGAGGTGCATCCGCTGGACGGGTGTACGCAAGATTGGAAGAGAAACGAGACTCATACGCCCGTTCCCGTTCCTTGGCCGCGAGCTGCTGCGCTTCTTGTTGCTCCGGCGACACCTGCCCAGCACCGCCGCCGCCGTTACCTTGCTGCCCATATCCATACGTTTGAGGCTGATTGCAGGGTTGGCCGGGCATGCAGGGCTGCGCCTGTCCGGTCGGGCCGTAGCCTTGGACTGCGGCGCGTTGGGCAGGCGTAGCATTCACCATAGAAGGGTCGGCAGCCGTCGCCTGGTCAAGCGTCTGTTGCTGGTGAGCCAACTGGCTCCTGAGATCAGCGACGTTGTTCTCCGTGTTGTCCTGTACGAGTGGCTGGGGGTTCTGTTGCTTCTCCTGCTTGGTATTCGCGGAGGTCTTTCCGCGCGAACTGAAAAGAAGGGCGATGACAACCAGCAAGCAAAAGCCACCGTATACGATTGGCTTGGAATGCCGCTGCATGACACCCTTGGGATCGAAGGGTTTCTTGTTCAGCACCGGCCCTGCGGCTTGGCCGGCGGGGGTGGTTGCCTGGGTCTGTTCCGTCATGGTCTCGTCCTCCTCAGTCCGGTTGATTAGCCCTTGCGTGTAAATTCCATCTTCTTCTTGCCGAGTTCGACATAGCCGTTATCCATGACCTTCGGAATGATGTACGTGCCTTCACGAAGGTCATAGGAGATGAGGTTTGGCTTGCCGTCCTTCATCTCGTACACGCTGAACTTTTCCGGTGCGGTGGTCTTGATGTAGGTGAACTTGTCGTCGTGATAGATGGAAGTGATATCGAACGGGGCCTCGTTCGCTTTGAAGGCATAATCGAACTTCAGCTTGGATTGATAGTCGCTCTTGTAGGCGTCCATCGCCTGATCGACGTGCGACTGTACCGAGGCAAGCTGCTGCTGTGCCTGCTGGAGCTGCGCCGCGGGGACGAACTGAGGTGGCCCGCTGGCCGCGACGATAGAGGAGCGATCGGCTGGCTCTATTAACACCTTGAGGTCAGGCGTCTGCGAAGTGCTGGACACGTCCTGCAAGGTAAACGAATAGATGTTGCCCTTGTCGGTGATGAGATTGAGGTTTGTACTGATACCTGCCTTCGCCGGATGCACAAAGCAGAAATTGCCGACGACATCTACCACCCAGAAATCCTTATCGCCGGTGGCGGCCTCCATGATTTTTTCGGTCGGCGGCACCTGAATCAGCGTCGTGAACTTCATTTTGGCCCGGATGGGCACGATGTCCTGGGAGTGGTACTGCACGGTGCGGGCCGATGCGTCCTGCGCGAATGCGGGAGCGGAGAATGCGACGGCGAGCATGAGGGAGATGAGAATGCGCTGCATGATGCCTCCTTGGACTACCGGGTTGAGGTAACGGCCAGCGTGCGGGGCCGGAACGGATGGTCTTGAGCGAGCCTGCGCAAGCCCTCGGCGATGCCGAAGCGAGCGAAGTAATCGCGCTTTACGAGGTTGTCGCGGGCGTTGTTGGTCGCCGTCCAGTGCGAGACGGAATCG is a genomic window containing:
- a CDS encoding TrbG/VirB9 family P-type conjugative transfer protein; the protein is MQRILISLMLAVAFSAPAFAQDASARTVQYHSQDIVPIRAKMKFTTLIQVPPTEKIMEAATGDKDFWVVDVVGNFCFVHPAKAGISTNLNLITDKGNIYSFTLQDVSSTSQTPDLKVLIEPADRSSIVAASGPPQFVPAAQLQQAQQQLASVQSHVDQAMDAYKSDYQSKLKFDYAFKANEAPFDITSIYHDDKFTYIKTTAPEKFSVYEMKDGKPNLISYDLREGTYIIPKVMDNGYVELGKKKMEFTRKG
- a CDS encoding TrbI/VirB10 family protein — encoded protein: MTEQTQATTPAGQAAGPVLNKKPFDPKGVMQRHSKPIVYGGFCLLVVIALLFSSRGKTSANTKQEKQQNPQPLVQDNTENNVADLRSQLAHQQQTLDQATAADPSMVNATPAQRAAVQGYGPTGQAQPCMPGQPCNQPQTYGYGQQGNGGGGAGQVSPEQQEAQQLAAKERERAYESRFSSNLAYTRPADAPQQQTQANSSYLPASMTSAQQGSSLVSPRAAGDTAATPSSSAQNGFNRKPEVNIDSAMGQPYVLYEGATIDTVLMNRLDGDAVGPVKVLVSNPVYSHDHQHVLIPDGTIVLGEAKKIGGSGFGQQRRMAVAFHRLIMPDGYSVDLDQFHGLDQIGEEGLKDKVNNHYLQIFGTSIALGVIAGAAEISQGGGVYAGSGPQVFTNGAASSVSQSATTVLDRFMQIPPTITIREGHRVKVYITQDMLLPGYEHHTIPGSF